The genomic segment GTGAAGATGAAAGAGGCAGTAGAAGCTGAGCATTTTGAAGAAGCGGCAGCTTTGCGTGATGAAGCGAATACACTAAAGCAACACCTTTCCCTTGGAGGTGAAGAAAACGATGTCGATTGAAAAATTCATGCGTGATGCGGTAACCCCTTGGATGACTGCTTACGGAGAGCACTCAGACATCGTTATGTCGACGCGAATTCGACTTGCACGCAACTTGACGGGCTATCGTTTTCCTATCGCGTTCACTGAAGAAGAAGCGATGGCGGTAGACAGAGCGGTTACGGGTGTTTTGCTTGATACCATGCAAAGTGGCTATTCCTATACTAAGATGTCCGATCTACCTGCATTGGAACGCCAAGTACTTGTTGAAAAACATCTGATCAGTCCGCAACTCGCAATTCCTGACAGGCATGGCGCAGTTCTTCTATCAGAAGACGAGACCATAAGTGTCATGGTGAATGAGGAGGACCATATCCGCATTCAATGCATCTATCCTGGGTTACAGCTTGAGGATGCCTATAAACAGGCTGATCAGGTTGACGATTACCTTGAAAAAGAACTGCCGTATGCTTTTGATGAAGACTTTGGTTATTTGACAAGCTGTCCATCGAATACGGGAACCGGCATGCGCGCATCTGTGATGATGCATTTACCGGCACTTACAATGACGAAGCAGATTGATCGTATTATCCCGGCTATCTCACGGCTTGGAATCATTGTCCGAGGGAGTTATGGCGAAGGAAGTGAAGCACCTGGTAATGTCTATCAAGTATCAAATCAGACGACGCTTGGTAAAACGGAGCAAGAGATTCTCGCGGATCTTGGAAACATTGCATCTCGGTTAATTGGGCATGAACGGAAATCGCGGGAATTGTTACTTTCAAAGTCGCGAATTGCGCTTGAGAACAGGCTATTCCGTTCATTGGGTACAATTAGTTATGCGCGACTATTACCGTCAGGCGAGGCAGCACGATGCCTTTCGGACGTCAGACTCGGTATCGATCTTGGCATCATCCAGGACGTTGACATGTCGATTTTGAACGAACTGATGATATTCATGCAGGCAGGTTTCCTACAACAATATGCAAGCACGGAGTTATCACAAGAAGAACGGGATATATTCAGAGCGAAACTGTTTCGAGAACGACTCAATGTAGAGAAATCCTCTCCTCCGACTGAGATTAATACGGAAGAGTGAGCAGGTATTTTGCACATTGTCTTTTGTTTAGGTATAGTTAGGTCAAAGATAGTCAAAGTCAATTTTGCCAATAAAGGAGTTCCCGCGTGTTCGGTTGAATACGTATAAAAGGGTGGTTGTTTTCTTACCTCTTTCTAGAGAGGAATGAAAACATAAGGTTTACTGCATGGATTGGTGTCTAGACACCAGCCCCTAGGCCCATGTGCAATGGGAGGGACTGAAATGCATTCCTCCTACCTGTCGAGGCTGAACGGCGCCTTGCGCTTTTCTAGAAAAGGAATTCATTTGAGTAATGTATGGTTTTTTGGGGAATTGATTGTATATATATAGTATAGAAGGAGAGGACTGAATATGATGTTTAATCGATTTACACAGCGTGCACAGAAAGTATTGCAACTTGCCCAAGAAGAGGCAATCCGGATGAAACACGAGTCCATTGGAACAGAACATATTTTACTTGGACTTATTCGTGAAGGCGGAGGTATTGCTGCAAAAGCGCTTGAAGCGATAGGTGTCAACTTTGAAACAATCGTACAAGGTGTAGAAAAACTTGTAGGTGCTGGAACAAAGGATGTCGGTCCAATCGTTCATTACACACCTAGAGCAAAAAAAGTTATTGAATTATCGGTGGATGAGTCACGTAAGTTGGGTCATTCTTATATCGGAACAGAACACATCTTGCTAGCACTTATCCGTGAAGGGGAAGGGGTTGCAGCGCGTGTCTTGAATAACGCTGGCGTTAGTCTGAATAAAGCGCGTCAACAAGTACTTCAGTTGCTGGGAAGTAATGATAGCTCGGCTACAGGTCAAGGCGTTTCGAATTCTGCTGCAACGCCGACATTGGATAGCTTGGCACGTGATTTAACGGAAGTGGCACGTGAAGGCTTGCTCGATCCGGTTATCGGACGTAGCAAGGAAATTACACGTGTTATTGAAGTATTAGCACGCCGAACGAAAAACAACCCAGTACTTATCGGAGAACCAGGTGTTGGTAAGACTGCAATTGCTGAAGGACTCGCACAGCAAGTCATTAATAACGAAGTGCCGGAAATTCTCCGTGACAAACGTGTTATGACACTCGATATGGGAACAGTCGTCGCGGGTACGAAATACCGTGGTGAATTCGAAGATCGCATGAAAAAAGTAATGGAAGAGATTCGCCAAGCGGGCAATATCATCCTATTCATCGACGAACTGCATACGCTGATTGGGGCAGGAGGAGCTGAAGGTGCAATCGACGCATCTAATATCCTGAAGCCTTCGCTGGCACGCGGTGAATTGCAATGTATCGGTGCAACGACGCTTGACGAATACCGTAAATATATTGAAAAAGACGCTGCGCTTGAACGACGCTTCCAACCGATCCAAGTCGACGAGCCAACTGTCGATGAAACAATCCAAATTCTCCATGGCTTGCGTGACCGTTACGAAGCGCATCACCGTGTGAAAATTACAGATGAATCAATCGAAGCGGCTGCTAAAATGTCGGATCGTTATATTTCTGACAGATTCCTTCCGGATAAAGCGATTGACTTAATCGACGAAGCGGGTTCAAAAGTACGCCTTCGTTCATACACGACACCGCCTAACTTGAAAGAGCTGGAATTGAAATTAGAAGCAATTCGTTCTGAAAAGAATGCAGCTGTCCAAAGCCAAGAATTCGAAAAAGCGGCATCGTTCCGCGACAAAGAACAAAAGATGAAAGAAGAACTTGAAACAACGAAAACAGATTGGAAAGAAAAGCAGGGTCAAAAAGAATCCGAAGTGACAGTTGAAGATATCGCAGAAGTTGTAGCGATGTGGACTGGAATACCGGTATCTAAAATAGCTGAAACGGAATCTGCAAAACTGCTCAACATGGAAGAAATGCTACACGAACGTGTCATTGGCCAAAGTGAGGCAGTAACTGCTATTTCCCGGGCAATACGACGTGCACGTGCAGGTTTGAAAGATCCGAAACGTCCGATTGGCTCGTTCATTTTCCTTGGACCAACAGGTATCGGGAAAACGGAATTGGCAAGAGCGCTTGCGGAAGTCATGTTTGGCGATGAAGATGCAATGATTCGTGTTGACATGTCCGAGTACATGGAGAAACATTCGACATCGCGTCTAGTCGGTTCACCACCAGGGTATGTCGGCTATGAAGAAGGCGGACAGTTAACAGAAAAAGTTCGTCGCAAACCTTATTCGGTAGTCTTGTTAGATGAAATCGAGAAAGCTCATCCGGATGTCTTTAACATTCTCCTTCAAGTACTGGAAGATGGCAGATTGACGGATTCAAAAGGACGCTTAGTAGATTTCCGAAACACAGTTCTTATCATGACTTCCAATGTAGGAGCACAAGAATTGCGGAAAAATCGTTATGTCGGATTTAATCTGGGAGATGCGGGACGCGATTACGAAGGCATGAAATCAGCGATGCTTGAAGAGTTGAAGAAAGCGTTCCGTCCCGAGTTCTTAAACCGTGTGGATGAAATGATTGTCTTCCATGCACTTGAAAAAGAACATTTGCGTAAAATCGTCTCGCTTATGTCGAATGAATTGACGAAACGTCTAGGCGAACAAGAGATTGAACTAGAGTTGACAGATGAAGCGAAAACCAAAATCGTTGATGTTGGTTATGATCCGGAATATGGTGCTCGGCCACTACGCCGCGCTATCCAGAAACACATTGAAGACCGTTTGTCTGAAGAACTTCTAAAAGGAACAGTACTGGTAGGTAGTAAAGTACTTGTCGATGTGGTTGATGGAGAGTTTGTCGTCAAGACAGGAATCGACGCTGAACAACCGAAAGTTGCGAAAAAAGAAGAAGTACTCGAAAAATAAAGTGTGAACTGGATAGTCCATCCCACCGACAGTTCTTTTCGGTAGGAATGGGCTGTCCTTTTCGTGTTCGGAGGATTCCATGGCAAAAAGAAAATCGAAGTTTATGTGTAAATCATGTGGTTATGAATCGGCGAAGTGGATGGGGCGGTGCCCAGGTTGCGGAGAATGGAATACGATGGAAGAGGAAGTTGAAGTAGCCGTTCAAAAAGGGCCACGTGGTGCATTTCAGCATACAGAGGGCGTCCGTCAAAAGGCGCTGCCTATCAGCTCAATCGAGATGATAGAAGAACCAAGAATTGGCACGGACTTGGAGGAGTTCAACCGCGTTTTGGGTGGCGGAATTGTCCCCGGTTCACTTATTTTAATCGGTGGAGATCCGGGTATAGGAAAGTCGACACTCCTTCTTCAAGTATCTTCACTGTTGGCGAACAAAGGGCAACGTGTTCTTTATATTTCAGGTGAGGAATCAATTCGACAGACAAAACTACGTGCAGAACGACTTGGCGTAAAATCAGATGAACTTTATATTTATGCAGAAACTGATTTGGGATTAATTCACGAAACGATAGCGGATGTGAAACCGACGTTTGTCGTTGTGGACTCCATCCAGACCGTACATCATCCCGAAGTAGCATCAGCACCAGGAAGTGTATCTCAAGTGCGTGAATGTACAGCTCAGCTGATGCGCATTGCTAAAACGCAAAATATTGCTATTTTCCTTGTTGGCCACGTAACGAAAGACGGGCAGATTGCAGGACCGCGGTTACTTGAGCATATGGTGGATACAGTTCTTTATTTTGAAGGGGAGCGGCATCATACTTACCGAATTTTACGCAGTGTGAAAAACCGTTTTGGCTCTACGAATGAAATTGCGATATTTGAAATGTTGCAGTCCGGTTTGAAAGAAGTACTGAATCCGTCCGAGCTATTCCTTCGAGAAAGATCCCAGGGGGGAGCGGGTTCAACGGTTGTTGCATCTATGGAAGGAACCCGGCCGATTCTCGTTGAAATTCAAGCACTTGTCACACCATCTAGTTTTAACTATCCAAAACGTATGGCTACTGGGCTCGATCAAAACCGAGTGTCATTGTTAATGGCTGTACTTGAGAAACGTATGGGGATGCTGTTGCAGGCTCAGGATGCCTATATTAAAGTGGCAGGCGGCGTGAAGTTGGATGAGCCGGCAATCGACTTGGCTGTGCTAATGAGCATCGTTTCCAGTTATCGTGACTTGGCGGCTGGTTTGTCTGACTGCTTTATCGGTGAAGTCGGGCTGACGGGTGAAGTACGACGAGTATCGAGAATTGAACAACGTGTGACCGAAGCCGCAAAACTCGGGTTCGAGCGTGCGATTATTCCCGCTTCAAATATTGGCGGTTGGGAATATCCGAAAGGCATTCGCGTAATAGGCGTAGAAACAGTCAGTGATGCACTGAAAATTGCTTTTAAAGATTGAGTAGAAGACGGGGCTGCAATTGTGGCAGTCCTGTCACTTTTATACTGTAAAGATGCAGTAAATGAGAAACTTTCACATGTTGGAGGGAGTCCTAACAGAATAGAAGGAAATATCACACTTACCTGACCTTATAAAGGCGGTTTGAAGCGGAAACATGTATAATTAAAAAATAAAGGAGGTGGTTCATATGTTGAAAAAGGTAGTTCAAGTTTCATTTTTGCTTATCGGTGGAACACTGGGTGTATTATTTTTACCGCATTTATTTAAATTATTTTCTTTTACTACGAGCCCATGGATTAATAATCCATACGTGTCTGCAATCCTAGGAGCAATATTGCTCTTTTTAATCAGCCTTTTCCTAACAGAACCAATTGTTAATTTCATTAAATGGATGGAAGAAAGGTTATTGAAAGCACCGGTTTTTGATCTGATATTCGGTACAATCGGTCTTGTTGTCGGTTTGAGTGTCGCGTTCCTAGTCAGTTTTGGAGTGAGCAGTATCCAGATACCGATTATAACGTCTGTCCTTCCAATCCTGTTGTCGATTATTCTTGGCTATTTAGGTTTTCAAGTCGGGTTTAAGAAACGGGAGGAAATAATTCACACGGTGCAATCTACAAAAAGCGGTGGACTCAAAAAGAAAGAAGTGGAGGATACATCTACTCAGACTAAAGGTAAGCTTTACAAGATATTGGACACAAGTGTTATTATAGATGGTCGGATTGCTGATATTTCGGCAACCGGTTTTCTTGAAGGAGTGCTTGTTGTACCGCAGTTTGTGTTGACTGAATTACAACATATTGCGGATTCCTCAGACACGTTGAAACGGACGAAAGGCAGACGCGGGCTGGACGTTCTGAAGCGTATGCAAACTGATGATGGTCCGAATATCTTAATCACAGATGAAGATTTTGCTGGCGTTCCTGAAGTCGATATGAAGCTCGTCCATCTAGCGAAAAAGATGGGTGGACTCGTTGTGACAAATGATTTTAATTTGAATAAAGTAGCGGATTTACACGGTGTCTCCGTGCTAAACATCAATGACCTTGCAAATGCGGTGAAGCCGGTTGTTATTCCTGGTGAGGATATGCATGTTGTTATTGTTAAAGATGGTAAAGAACATAACCAAGGCGTCGCTTATTTGGATGATGGCACAATGATTGTTGTTGAAGATGGGAAATTCCACGTTGGCAATGCAATCGACGTTGTCGTAACAAGTGTATTGCAGACATCGGCAGGACGAATGATATTTGCGAAACTTAAAAACGGTAAGATTTCAAAGGTGAATTAAGTAGTTTTTAATCATGAAAAGAAAAGGAAGAGAAGTCTTGAACTATACAGTTATGATGCCAGCAGCTGGGAGCGGTCAGCGAATGGGCGCC from the Sporosarcina psychrophila genome contains:
- a CDS encoding PIN/TRAM domain-containing protein, whose product is MLKKVVQVSFLLIGGTLGVLFLPHLFKLFSFTTSPWINNPYVSAILGAILLFLISLFLTEPIVNFIKWMEERLLKAPVFDLIFGTIGLVVGLSVAFLVSFGVSSIQIPIITSVLPILLSIILGYLGFQVGFKKREEIIHTVQSTKSGGLKKKEVEDTSTQTKGKLYKILDTSVIIDGRIADISATGFLEGVLVVPQFVLTELQHIADSSDTLKRTKGRRGLDVLKRMQTDDGPNILITDEDFAGVPEVDMKLVHLAKKMGGLVVTNDFNLNKVADLHGVSVLNINDLANAVKPVVIPGEDMHVVIVKDGKEHNQGVAYLDDGTMIVVEDGKFHVGNAIDVVVTSVLQTSAGRMIFAKLKNGKISKVN
- a CDS encoding protein arginine kinase, with the protein product MSIEKFMRDAVTPWMTAYGEHSDIVMSTRIRLARNLTGYRFPIAFTEEEAMAVDRAVTGVLLDTMQSGYSYTKMSDLPALERQVLVEKHLISPQLAIPDRHGAVLLSEDETISVMVNEEDHIRIQCIYPGLQLEDAYKQADQVDDYLEKELPYAFDEDFGYLTSCPSNTGTGMRASVMMHLPALTMTKQIDRIIPAISRLGIIVRGSYGEGSEAPGNVYQVSNQTTLGKTEQEILADLGNIASRLIGHERKSRELLLSKSRIALENRLFRSLGTISYARLLPSGEAARCLSDVRLGIDLGIIQDVDMSILNELMIFMQAGFLQQYASTELSQEERDIFRAKLFRERLNVEKSSPPTEINTEE
- a CDS encoding ATP-dependent Clp protease ATP-binding subunit; protein product: MMFNRFTQRAQKVLQLAQEEAIRMKHESIGTEHILLGLIREGGGIAAKALEAIGVNFETIVQGVEKLVGAGTKDVGPIVHYTPRAKKVIELSVDESRKLGHSYIGTEHILLALIREGEGVAARVLNNAGVSLNKARQQVLQLLGSNDSSATGQGVSNSAATPTLDSLARDLTEVAREGLLDPVIGRSKEITRVIEVLARRTKNNPVLIGEPGVGKTAIAEGLAQQVINNEVPEILRDKRVMTLDMGTVVAGTKYRGEFEDRMKKVMEEIRQAGNIILFIDELHTLIGAGGAEGAIDASNILKPSLARGELQCIGATTLDEYRKYIEKDAALERRFQPIQVDEPTVDETIQILHGLRDRYEAHHRVKITDESIEAAAKMSDRYISDRFLPDKAIDLIDEAGSKVRLRSYTTPPNLKELELKLEAIRSEKNAAVQSQEFEKAASFRDKEQKMKEELETTKTDWKEKQGQKESEVTVEDIAEVVAMWTGIPVSKIAETESAKLLNMEEMLHERVIGQSEAVTAISRAIRRARAGLKDPKRPIGSFIFLGPTGIGKTELARALAEVMFGDEDAMIRVDMSEYMEKHSTSRLVGSPPGYVGYEEGGQLTEKVRRKPYSVVLLDEIEKAHPDVFNILLQVLEDGRLTDSKGRLVDFRNTVLIMTSNVGAQELRKNRYVGFNLGDAGRDYEGMKSAMLEELKKAFRPEFLNRVDEMIVFHALEKEHLRKIVSLMSNELTKRLGEQEIELELTDEAKTKIVDVGYDPEYGARPLRRAIQKHIEDRLSEELLKGTVLVGSKVLVDVVDGEFVVKTGIDAEQPKVAKKEEVLEK
- the radA gene encoding DNA repair protein RadA; amino-acid sequence: MAKRKSKFMCKSCGYESAKWMGRCPGCGEWNTMEEEVEVAVQKGPRGAFQHTEGVRQKALPISSIEMIEEPRIGTDLEEFNRVLGGGIVPGSLILIGGDPGIGKSTLLLQVSSLLANKGQRVLYISGEESIRQTKLRAERLGVKSDELYIYAETDLGLIHETIADVKPTFVVVDSIQTVHHPEVASAPGSVSQVRECTAQLMRIAKTQNIAIFLVGHVTKDGQIAGPRLLEHMVDTVLYFEGERHHTYRILRSVKNRFGSTNEIAIFEMLQSGLKEVLNPSELFLRERSQGGAGSTVVASMEGTRPILVEIQALVTPSSFNYPKRMATGLDQNRVSLLMAVLEKRMGMLLQAQDAYIKVAGGVKLDEPAIDLAVLMSIVSSYRDLAAGLSDCFIGEVGLTGEVRRVSRIEQRVTEAAKLGFERAIIPASNIGGWEYPKGIRVIGVETVSDALKIAFKD